The sequence GTCGATATCTGGATTTCTGGGTGCCGACCGGCACCGGGCACGTCAGTCTATGGGGGTCGTGGTGATCAGAACCTGAAGGGTTGTGCCGTGAAGTCTGTGAACACCCCGCCCGTGGACCGGCCGCTTCCTGCCGTCGAACTGCGTGTGCCCACCGATGAGGACGCGATGAACTGGCACCGGGTCTTCAACGACCCGGACGTCATGGAATTCCACGGCGGCACACCGGCCGAACTCTCCGTCTACGAGGAGCTCACCGCGCGCCAGCGCAGGCACCACGCGGAGCGGGGATTCTGCCTGTACACGCTGGTGGATCCGGCGGACGGCGCGGTCCTCGGCTTCGCCGGCGCCCAGCCGTGGCCGTGGGACTGGGGCCCGGCGGGCGAGATCGAGATCGGGTGGCGGCTGGGGCGCGCCTCCTGGGGCAAGGGCTACGCCACCGCCGCGGCGCAGGCCGCGCTGGCGGCCGTCCGCACGGCCGGCGTCCGCCGTGTGGTCTCCCTGGTGGACGCGCACAACGAGCGGTCGATCGCGGTGACCCGGCGGCTGGGAATGCGGCGGGCGGAGATGGTGATCACACCCGCGCAGCGGACGGCGTACTGCCACCGGCTGGAGGTGTGAGCGACCGGCGGGGCGGGGGCCGGGCGGCGCGACGGGGCCGGCGTCCGGCGTCAGCCCCGGCCGTCAGCCCTCGCCGTCAGCTCCCGGCCGGCTTGCGCCCCCGGTGCATCGCCACGATGCCGCCGGTCAGATTGCGCCAGGCCACCTCACTCCAGCCCACGCCCTGCAGCCGGGCGGCGAGTTCGGGCTGGTTCGGCCAGGTGCGGATGGACTCGGCGAGGTAGACGTAGGCGTCCGGGTTGCTGCTGACCGCGCGGGCGACCGGCGGCAGCGCGCGCATCAGGTACTCGGTGTAGACGGTCCGGAACGGCGCCCAGGTCGGCTCGCTGAACTCGCAGATCACGACCCGGCCGCCGGGCTTGGTGACCCGGTACAGCTCGGCCAGCGCGGCGTCGGTGTCCTGGATGTTGCGCAGCCCGAAGGAGATGGTGACGGCGTCGAACACCCCGTCCGCGAACGGCAGCCGGGTGCCGTCACCGGCCGTGAACGGCAGCCACGGGTGCCGCTTTTTGCCCTCCCCCAGCATGCCGA is a genomic window of Streptomyces sp. Edi2 containing:
- a CDS encoding GNAT family N-acetyltransferase, with product MKSVNTPPVDRPLPAVELRVPTDEDAMNWHRVFNDPDVMEFHGGTPAELSVYEELTARQRRHHAERGFCLYTLVDPADGAVLGFAGAQPWPWDWGPAGEIEIGWRLGRASWGKGYATAAAQAALAAVRTAGVRRVVSLVDAHNERSIAVTRRLGMRRAEMVITPAQRTAYCHRLEV
- a CDS encoding demethylmenaquinone methyltransferase, which gives rise to MTRASLDKQPHEVAAMFDDVAARYDLTNDVLSLGQARLWRKEVDRAVAARPAERVLDLAAGTGTSSLPFARSGAYVVPCDFSVGMLGEGKKRHPWLPFTAGDGTRLPFADGVFDAVTISFGLRNIQDTDAALAELYRVTKPGGRVVICEFSEPTWAPFRTVYTEYLMRALPPVARAVSSNPDAYVYLAESIRTWPNQPELAARLQGVGWSEVAWRNLTGGIVAMHRGRKPAGS